A region from the Tahibacter amnicola genome encodes:
- a CDS encoding FAD-dependent oxidoreductase, translating into MSRKAITIVGAGLVGSLLATLLAQRGFAVTVHERRPDPRKAGFVGGRSINLALAERGWHGLRVAGLTEAMRPIAVMMRGRMVHDVHGNTNLQRYGRDDSEVIWSVNRGQLNMTLLSAAEAAGAKIHFDQRLTTVDWDNSRAVFSDEAGLSHTSTDWTTLIGADGAGSALRQAMAARTDLGERFEPLGHAYKELEIPPLADLPAATLPEALRQARARGDRFAIEPNALHIWPRGGYMCIALPNAEGSFTVTLFLPTAGNPGFDQLTSRDAVRAFFEREFADAVPLMPGYLDDFASNPTGMLGTLYLDRWHLDGRAVLLGDAAHAIVPFHGQGMNCGFEDAVELADLISADFSDPAAVFAQFQARRKPNADAIAAMALDNYIEMRDRVDDADYLLMRALERALAARHPGRFVPRYWMVTFSRLPYAVAHARGDIQAQLLRTLTAGRHSLDEIDLTQADAAVEQALAPLPA; encoded by the coding sequence ATGTCAAGAAAAGCGATCACGATCGTCGGGGCCGGGCTGGTCGGCTCCCTGCTGGCCACCCTGCTGGCCCAGCGCGGGTTTGCGGTCACCGTGCACGAGCGGCGGCCCGATCCGCGCAAGGCCGGTTTTGTCGGCGGCCGGTCGATCAACCTGGCGCTGGCCGAGCGCGGCTGGCACGGCCTGCGAGTCGCCGGACTGACCGAGGCGATGCGCCCCATCGCGGTGATGATGCGCGGCCGCATGGTGCATGACGTCCACGGCAACACTAATCTGCAACGCTACGGGCGCGACGACAGCGAGGTGATCTGGTCGGTCAACCGCGGCCAGTTGAACATGACCCTGCTGTCGGCCGCCGAGGCCGCTGGCGCAAAGATCCACTTCGACCAGCGACTCACAACGGTAGATTGGGACAATTCCCGCGCCGTGTTCAGCGACGAGGCCGGCCTGTCGCACACGTCGACAGACTGGACCACGCTGATCGGCGCGGACGGCGCCGGCTCTGCGCTGCGCCAGGCCATGGCCGCACGCACCGACCTGGGCGAACGCTTCGAACCGCTGGGACACGCCTACAAGGAACTGGAGATCCCACCCCTGGCAGACCTGCCCGCCGCTACGCTGCCCGAAGCACTGCGCCAGGCCCGGGCACGCGGCGATCGCTTCGCGATCGAGCCCAACGCCCTGCACATCTGGCCGCGGGGCGGCTACATGTGCATTGCCCTGCCGAATGCCGAGGGCAGCTTCACCGTGACGCTGTTCCTGCCGACCGCCGGCAATCCGGGTTTCGACCAGCTCACCTCGCGCGACGCGGTACGCGCGTTTTTCGAGCGCGAATTCGCCGACGCGGTACCGCTGATGCCAGGCTATCTGGACGATTTCGCCAGCAATCCCACCGGGATGCTCGGAACGCTCTACCTGGACCGCTGGCACCTGGACGGCCGTGCGGTGCTGCTGGGCGATGCCGCGCACGCGATCGTGCCGTTCCACGGCCAGGGCATGAATTGCGGCTTCGAAGATGCCGTGGAACTGGCGGACCTGATCTCCGCCGATTTCTCCGATCCCGCCGCGGTGTTCGCGCAATTCCAGGCGCGTCGCAAGCCCAATGCCGACGCCATCGCCGCGATGGCGCTGGACAACTACATCGAGATGCGCGACCGCGTCGACGATGCCGACTACCTGCTGATGCGTGCGCTGGAACGCGCGCTGGCCGCGCGGCATCCGGGACGCTTCGTCCCACGCTACTGGATGGTGACCTTCTCGCGCCTGCCCTATGCCGTGGCGCACGCCCGCGGCGACATCCAGGCGCAGCTGCTGCGCACACTCACCGCCGGCAGACACTCGCTGGACGAGATCGACCTGACCCAGGCAGATGCGGCCGTGGAACAGGCGCTCGCGCCGCTGCCGGCCTGA
- a CDS encoding DUF3293 domain-containing protein: protein MIDPVLLAAYRATDYDVRLPGGQRCRLKVDQAPPEPFRRWLGDAGFAFITAHNPGSVPLPAMQNRLHQHALLADLRQAGARVLAGVGRLATMGWREPSLVAAGLTLEHIDGLARRYGQNAVVTGHADLPLQLRLYTDPTGP from the coding sequence ATGATCGATCCGGTCCTGCTGGCGGCATACCGTGCCACAGACTACGACGTGCGCCTGCCAGGCGGGCAGCGATGCCGACTGAAAGTCGACCAGGCGCCGCCGGAACCCTTTCGGCGCTGGCTGGGCGATGCCGGCTTTGCCTTCATCACCGCGCACAACCCCGGGTCGGTGCCGCTACCGGCGATGCAGAACCGCCTGCACCAGCACGCGCTGCTGGCAGACCTGCGCCAGGCCGGCGCCCGCGTGCTCGCGGGCGTCGGGCGCCTGGCGACGATGGGCTGGCGGGAACCGTCACTGGTCGCCGCCGGCCTGACACTGGAACATATCGACGGGCTAGCCCGCCGCTACGGCCAGAACGCGGTCGTCACAGGTCACGCGGACCTGCCCCTCCAGCTGCGCCTCTACACGGATCCGACCGGTCCGTAG